From the Phaeodactylum tricornutum CCAP 1055/1 chromosome 24, whole genome shotgun sequence genome, one window contains:
- a CDS encoding predicted protein: protein MKKTRSLPSGSFLLGGMIAVVASVTTTAWGFPLQSRRGGILAARIPHRPTGPSFALHAKARRGRLGSIVDAQDLLESKPSKRQKTTTPTKPSPKQPSAKKANTNVSPDLAAWAASTTSPANASTSTTVSPEAGVDGESSATLPDPTVNQKSRRREKQSTRTLQEEARDAAVKAAVQQINQALERKAGIPEILERTRELCNLESTNLRTLTAGAARQDYRLAWVGSDDAVCHIGTGLHKVPLARLQEVYLSLPGRNRVEMLEVIRILGPFPNVKNTLQGFSKLEGSVADNTATAWTISWDSMIDGTGKEVLAGKTENTRTAPLHVLFSDVNAIVAVVPLSAGGSPADVWTETNAANILVFIREDNLDDQLELLRVA from the coding sequence ATGAAGAAGACTCGGTCGTTGCCGAGCGGTTCCTTCCTGCTCGGTGGGATGATTGCCGTCGTGGCGTCCGTCACGACGACGGCGTGGGGTTTCCCGTTACAGAGTCGCCGTGGCGGTATCCTGGCGGCACGTATCCCGCATCGTCCCACCGGGCCTTCCTTCGCACTCCACGCCAAGGCCCGTCGAGGTCGATTGGGTTCGATCGTCGATGCCCAAGATCTGCTCGAGTCGAAACCGTCCAAACGCCAGAAAacgacaacgccaacgaaaccCTCCCCCAAGCAACCCTCTGCCAAAAAGGCCAACACCAACGTGTCTCCGGATCTGGCTGCCTGGGCCGCGTCGACTACTTCTCCCGCCAACGCTAGTACCAGCACTACGGTGTCTCCGGAAGCCGGGGTAGACGGCGAGTCGTCCGCGACTCTTCCCGACCCGACCGTCAACCAAAAATCTCGACGGAGGGAGAAACAATCGACGCGGACACTGCAAGAAGAAGCCCGGGACGCTGCAGTCAAGGCTGCCGTCCAACAGATCAACCAAGCACTCGAGCGCAAGGCCGGGATTCCGGAAATACTCGAGCGGACCCGAGAATTGTGTAATCTCGAAAGTACCAATTTGCGGACCCTCACGGCCGGGGCCGCCCGTCAGGACTATCGACTCGCCTGGGTGGGATCGGACGATGCCGTCTGTCACATAGGCACTGGACTGCACAAGGTGCCGCTCGCTCGATTGCAGGAAGTCTATCTGTCTCTGCCCGGACGCAATCGCGTCGAAATGCTCGAAGTCATTCGTATTTTGGGACCCTTCCCCAACGTCAAGAACACACTCCAGGGATTTTCGAAACTGGAAGGCAGCGTCGCGGACAATACGGCCACGGCCTGGACGATTTCCTGGGACAGTATGATTGACGGCACCGGCAAGGAAGTGTTGGCCGGGAAAACGGAGAATACGCGGACTGCACCCTTGCACGTGCTGTTTAGCGACGTGAACGCCATTGTGGCCGTCGTGCCGCTATCCGCCGGCGGTAGCCCCGCTGACGTTTGGACCGAAACCAACGCAGCGAATATTTTGGTATTCATCCGGGAAGACAATCTCGATGATCAACTGGAACTTTTACGAGTAGCGTAA
- a CDS encoding purine permease (Purine permease. Highly upregulated under nitrate depletion.; UAPA) — translation MGRMKEIFIGEGDRYNYSQMCLFNNPFSRGEKQKVNFYSVDEKIPIFLTLIMGLQHAFAMVGGLITVPFVIFKFSVCFACVELQQYAIAAALITSGLCTLIQLSKFPIPGSEKYFGRQLFVGSGVLSVMGTSFTFLPIFEIAIRQMTASGIDGRTAYGKMLGTSMLCGLLELGFSVMPLKYIKRIFPPMVTAITVILIGVALIGTGMKYWGGGAVCADMVWKEHSQITGQNLTFPPPFPTCDAGDVQLGYGSRELIGLGFSVMVFLVFIELFGSVFMKNCNVIIALLFGYLIAGVTDYEGSNYVDTSKISDAKAITFLWVETFPLGLYGPAVIPLLIAYLVTTVETVGDISAVFEVSGISMDSQSFNESLQGGLTSDSICSIISGLFTSMPNTTFSQNNGVIALTKCASRRAGYGAAFWCVVVMGVFSKISGIITSIPDCVIGGMTIFLFANVLVSGIALSATLDLHSRRVKFIMALSLAIGVGVTVWPFAFQDMRGSSYTANFWRCSECSDTMKGLRNGASIFLSTGYCVGTVVAMFLNAILPEDGGVVMYDETKKLSEEESNESEDGAAAPLDEYDSDKKDIEYQKNEISA, via the exons ATGGGTCGCATGAAGGAGATTTTCATCGGCGAAGGCGATCGCTACAACTATTCGCAGATGTGCCTCTTCAACAACCCGTTCTCGAGAGGCGAGAAGCAAAAGGTGAACTTTTACTCGGTCG ATGAGAAGATCCCCATCTTCCTCACGCTTATTATGGGATTACAGCACGCCTTTGCTATGGTGGGCGGTCTCATCACGGTCCCGTTTGTCATTTTCAAGTTCTCCGTGTGCTTCGCGTGTGTAGAGCTTCAGCAGTACGCGATCGCTGCCGCTCTCATTACCTCCGGTCTGTGCACGCTTATCCAGCTATCCAAGTTTCCCATCCCCGGATCGGAGAAGTATTTCGGACGCCAGCTTTTTGTTGGAAGTGGAGTCCTCTCTGTCATGGGCACCTCCTTTACCTTCTTGCCCATTTTCGAGATTGCCATTCGCCAAATGACGGCGAGTGGCATTGACGGACGTACGGCGTACGGAAAAATGTTGGGTACCTCCATGCTCTGCGGGCTGCTCGAACTCGGCTTTTCGGTGATGCCCCTCAAGTATATCAAGCGCATCTTCCCGCCGATGGTTACCGCGATTACTGTAATTCTGATTGGGGTTGCCTTAATCGGAACTGGTATGAAGTACTGGGGAGGTGGTGCCGTGTGCGCTGATATGGTGTGGAAGGAACATTCGCAAATCACGGGTCAAAACTTGACTTTCCCTCCTCCTTTTCCCACCTGTGATGCGGGAGATGTCCAGTTGGGATACGGCTCTCGGGAGTTGATTGGCTTGGGGTTTTCAGTCATGGTGTTTTTGGTCTTTATTGAGTTGTTTGGATCGGTCTTCATGAA GAACTGCAACGTCATCATTGCCCTGCTGTTTGGATACCTGATTGCCGGTGTTACCGACTACGAAGGCTCCAACTACGTCGATACGAGTAAGATTTCCGATGCGAAGGCCATTACGTTTTTATGGGTTGAGACCTTTCCGCTCGGACTATATGGTCCCGCCGTAATTCCTCTCCTCATTGCGTACTTGGTTACAACAGTCGAGACCGTCGGTGATATTTCTGCAGTCTTCGAAGTCTCCGGAATCAGCATGGACTCGCAATCTTTCAATGAGAGTTTGCAGGGAGGTCTTACGTCGGACAGTATCTGCAGCATTATCTCTGGACTCTTTACTAGCATGCCCAATACGACCTTTTCTCAGAACAACGGTGTGATTGCTCTCACAAAGTGCGCTTCTCGCCGTGCTGGGTATGGAGCCGCTTTTTGGTGCGTAGTTG TGATGGGTGTTTTCTCCAAGATATCCGGTATCATTACAAGTATCCCGGATTGTGTTATTGGAGGCATGAccattttccttttcgccaATGTGCTAGTCTCTGGGATTGCTCTTTCCGCCACGCTGGACCTTCACTCTCGTCGTGTTAAATTCATCATGGCTTTGAGTTTGGCCATTGGTGTCGGTGTCACGGTGTGGCCGTTTGCCTTCCAAGATATGCGCGGCAGTAGCTACACCGCCAATTTCTGGCGATGCTCCGAATGCTCCGATACCATGAAGGGTCTCCGCAACGGTGCGTCTATTTTCTTGTCTACAGGATATTGTGTAGGAACTGTCGTGGCGATGTTTTTGAACGCCATCCTTCCTGAAGACGGAGGCGTTGTCATGTATGATGAGACCAAGAAGTTgtctgaagaagaaagtaACGAAAGCGAAGACGGTGCCGCTGCTCCCTTAGACGAGTACGACAGCGACAAGAAGGATATTGAATATCAAAAGAACGAAATTTCAGCCTAA
- a CDS encoding predicted protein, which yields MGCTQAKAATGVDSAELASTSNTTARTTSTNLSAVSSGTPRVVGRRIRRSKTPRSDASTAKPESTASTIRDDTSIFLQTLSAYFDCRKQLKAEADRIDAKGKLRTLRVSANVRQYVHKRHKSSANTSGSLSISRQQHDIQGQSVKNVQDLLDAAAFATPHFKRFLNKLVDGVEDVRRSQVLIAPAKQAARINEKAVNDYSEREPNPAESWVYDVTRASLICTSARQMRRVAKWLHQNSQIVVAKNRFKNPTISGYRDILFVVKIYVPAKDKLHSYFDHMCELQIHHKRIWGLNHKLESHKHYEFFRAYFRGNDEESVGKRLEDLEAINAKGRLDESVLEQVLESYDGWRMRRLARLFYEHLPEYELALMLLYQARDLAIIEDGDDHIHVAAIQNNIGYVLGQREGGNTSQPFCIMKGH from the exons ATGGGATGCACACAGGCCAAAGCAGCGACGGGAGTCGACTCGGCTGAGCTTGCATCTACCTCCAACACCACGGCTAGAACGACGAGTACGAATCTCAGTGCCGTCTCGTCCGGTACACCACGTGTCGTAGGAAGACGTATACGGCGATCCAAAACGCCGCGTTCGGACGCATCCACGGCCAAACCAGAGAGTACGGCGAGCACAATTCGCGACGATACCAGCATCTTTTTGCAAACACTCAGTGCCTACTTTGATTGTCGCAAACAGCTCAAGGCCGAAGCAGATCGCATCGATGCAAAAGGCAAGCTTCGAACATTGCGCGTCTCCGCCAACGTCCGGCAGTACGTACACAAACGTCACAAGAGCAGTGCCAACACTAGTGGTTCCCTTTCAATATCCCGTCAGCAACATGACATACAAGGCCAATCCGTAAAGAATGTGCAAGACTTACTCGACGCTGCCGCATTCGCCACACCCCATTTCAAACGTTTCTTGAATAAGCTCGTCGACGGTGTAGAGGATGTCCGACGATCCCAAGTCCTTATCGCTCCTGCCAAACAAGCCGCACGGATCAACGAAAAAGCTGTGAACGATTACAGTGAGCGCGAACCGAATCCCGCGGAATCCTGGGTCTACGACGTCACCCGGGCGAGCTTGATTTGTACCTCAGCCCGGCAAATGCGTCGCGTGGCGAAGTGGCTCCACCAAAATTCCCAGATTGTGGTTGCCAAGAACCGCTTTAAGAATCCGACCATTAGCGGATATCGGGATATACTCTTTGTTGTCAAAATTTACGTCCCGGCCAAAGACAAGTTGCACTCGTATTTTGACCATATGTGCGAACTACAGATCCACCACAAGCGCATTTGGGGTCTGAATCATAAGCTCGAATCCCACAAACACTACGAGTTTTTTCGGGCTTACTTTCGTGGTAATGACGAAGAGTCCGTTGGAAAGCGCctggaagacttggaagccATAAACGCCAAAGGACGTTTAGACGAATCAGTACTTGAGCAAGTTTTAGAATCGTACGATGGCTGGCGGATGCGGCGACTCGCCCGCTTGTTTTACGAACACCTCCCGGAATACGAGTTGGCATTAATGTTGCTGTACCAGGCTCGGGACTTGGCAATTATTGAGGATGGGGACGACCACATCCATGTTGCCGCTATCCAAAACAATATTGGCTATGTACTCGGCCAAC GGGAAGGGGGGAATACCTCTCAGCCTTTCTGCATCATGAAAGGGCATTGA
- a CDS encoding predicted protein, translated as MSTQNDQGEESPVLGVVLDEASKKPELTATVEQIAQMLAVIEKDVLPVTEQGVAKGNKVFGAAVLDANFGTVLAGTNSETTCPLFHGEVKVIYEWSKIVPASERGAAAQSSVFLATHEPCCMCVSSILWAGFHTIYYFFPYSVTTAQGIPHDINTMHELWGVNSYRKRNKYFSSRCLIDLIEELDDSVPEKKSLQDTVQRLVQAYDTLSNKYHSEKASNPNNTLVLG; from the coding sequence ATGAGTACTCAGAACGACCAGGGCGAAGAATCTCCGGTCTTAGGTGTGGTCCTGGACGAAGCTTCGAAAAAGCCAGAACTCACGGCCACCGTTGAGCAAATTGCTCAAATGCTGGCCGTGATCGAAAAGGATGTACTACCGGTGACGGAGCAAGGTGTCGCAAAGGGGAACAAAGTATTCGGTGCGGCCGTCCTGGACGCCAACTTTGGCACCGTCCTAGCCGGTACCAATTCGGAGACTACCTGTCCCTTGTTTCACGGCGAAGTCAAAGTTATTTATGAATGGTCCAAAATTGTACCAGCCTCGGAACGCGGAGCAGCGGCACAATCATCTGTCTTTTTGGCCACTCACGAGCCCTGCTGCATGTGCGTGTCCAGTATTCTGTGGGCCGGCTTTCACACCATCTACTACTTTTTTCCCTACTCCGTCACCACTGCGCAAGGTATTCCGCACGACATTAACACCATGCACGAGTTGTGGGGCGTTAACTCGTATCGCAAGCGCAACAAATACTTCAGTTCGCGCTGTTTGATTGACTTGATTGAGGAACTGGACGACAGTGTTCCCGAAAAGAAATCGCTGCAGGACACGGTGCAGCGACTGGTGCAAGCGTACGATACGCTTTCCAACAAGTATCATTCGGAAAAGGCGAGTAATCCGAACAATACCTTGGTCCTGGGTTAG